ATACTTCAGCGCAATAGTTCCGTAGAACCAAGTGCTGATAAATTTGTGACGTTCTAAGTCGTAGACAATTTAGCCTACTAAAAGTGTTATGAGATAAAAATAGGAGGACGATACAGCAGCGTTACAATAGATTTAGGCTGCTCAAAGTTTGAAATGTAAAATGTTTCATTGACAGTAATGGTTCTATTTAAGCCGACATTGGTAGAGAAATAGGTACTAGAGGAACAGACATGAGCCATACAAATACAATCCATATCGCAACATTCAATACTGCAACAGTCTTCAGCGCTATCCGTATCTATAATGCTTGAATCATTGTTTTCTAACTTATGATTCTTAATAAGAGAATGAGATTCTACAGAGGTTTCACAAGCCATTGAGGTATTAAAAGCTAGTACTTGCCCAATAAAGGCAACAAGCATGACGACAAAAAATAATACTCTTGAAACTGCTTTAAACATCTTAACCTCAAATTAAAGTACGGTGAGTAGTTTAAACTTTTATTATTAAGATGTGAAGAATTAAACATAATTTCAGTCATATAGCATTATGTCTTATATGGGTAATTTTAGCTCTGAATAGGTAAGATAATTAACACACTAAGACCACCTTGTGTTCGGTTTTTAAACACTAACCGGCCATTATGCGCTTCAATAATTTCACGACAAAGCGCTAACCCCAACCCAGTTCCTGAATGTTTGGTGGAATAAAAAGGTAATAAGGCATTTTGAATAACTTCTGCCGACATACCACTACCATTGTCATTAATACTAATTTCGACAACATCACTAGACTCTTGAAAAGACAGCGTAACATTGCCAGCTTCATCAGCTTCATGGGCATTTTTAAGAATATTTATTAATACTTGTTCAAACTGTGCAATGTCCACATTCATCATAGCATTTGGTAATGGTGTGATAAGTGAAAATGGGTAAAGTATTTGTAGTTGTTCAATTAATACAGCCCAATTAATGGCTTGTTTATTAGGAAGTTTAACTTTTGTCAGTGTCGCATACCCCTTAATGAAGTCATTAAGGTGGTTAACTCTACCGCTAATGGTATTAAATACTCGGTTTAGTCTGGGTTCATTTAAGTTTTGAGCCAATAATTCGCCGCTATGACACATAGAGCTAATAGGCGCGATAGAGTTGTTTAGTTCATGACTAATAACACTAATAACTTTCTTCCAAGTAGCCACTTCTTGTTTTGATAACTCTTGGGTGATGGTTTTAAGTAAGAATAATTGATGTTGCGCTTGATGGATAGTCACGCTTGAATTAGTCACATGCCAGGCCTGTTGGGAGCCTTGTTTATCGGTTAAAGTGAAAATAGATTCACCTTGATGCTTTAACGCATGTTGAAACTCGGGTGCTAACGACTCAACTAAGGTTGTCCATTGTCGTCCTACAATTGAACCATTTAATTCAAACGCTTGCTGCGCACTATTATTGGTAAAAGTGATGGTATCGCGGTGATCAACTAAAATAGTTACCATCGGCGAAGCATTCAACACTTTGTCTAACATCATTTCACGTTGGTAAAGACGCTGTCGTTCATCTCGTAGTTTATTACTGGTTTGATTAAACGCTTCAATCACAGTGTTGTAATTTGCTTGTTTTTGCTGATTTAAACTCACCGAGAAATCATTGTCACGTAAACGTTGTAAACCATGAGTTAAGCTTTGCAAAATGATTTGCTGGCGCTTATATTGTTTTGTTAATAAATGAAATGTCGCTAATAATACAAGCACTAACAGCAAACTAATATACATAGGATGCTGTGCAACAAAGTAGTACACCATCACTATTAATGTTGTGTGTAACGCACCTAATAGAATAATTAATCGCATTTAATGCTCTTCTGTTTGACTAAGTTGATGCTTTTCAATGCGTCGATAGAGCGCTTGTCGGCTTAATCCCAATTCATTCGCCGCTCTTGCAATCACCCATTCATGTTTGTCTAACACGGCTTGCAAGTTTACTTTATCAGCACTTGCGTCTAGCGCTATACTTTCTGCTTTATTGATTGATAAAGAACAATCGACCTTGGCTGAATTTGCTCCAAGCATAAAGTGCTCAGGTAATAACATTTCATCGGCACACAACACCATAGCCCGTTGACAATGATTTTCTAATTCTCGCACATTACCCGGCCAAGGTTGTTGTTTAAGCAGCGATGCAGCTTGCTCGCTCAATTGATGAGAGCCTGAAATAAAATGACGTGCTAAAGGGATAATGTCATCTTGTCGCTGCGCAAGCGGCGGTAAATTAAGTTCAACAACGTTAAGACGATAATATAAATCTTCACGAAAGGTATTATCTTCAATTGCTTGCGGTAAATGACTGTTGGTAGCACTAATAACCCGTACATCTACCGTAATTGTTTCGCTAGAGCCAACACGTTCAAACTGTCCAGTTTGTAATACCCGTAATAACTTCATTTGCCCCGCTAACGACAAATTACCAATTTCATCTAAAAATAATGTACCGCCATTCGCTGCTTCAAATCGCCCTTTTCGCATAGCCGTTGCGCCTGTGTAGGCACCTTTTTCAGCGCCAAATAGCTCTGCCTCCATTAGTTCACTGGCCAGTGCGCCCATATTCACTTTAGTAAAAGGATTAGTATGTCGCGGCGAATTTTGGTGAATATAATCAGCAATACGTTCTTTACCACTACCATTTGCACCTGTGATTAAAACACTAATATCACTATTAGCGACTTTATTTGCCATCGCAACAAGCTGTTTCATCGGCTGGCTTTCTACAATAAAATTGGATGATGTATTTTCTGTGGTGTTATTGTTTTTTTGAGCTGACTTTTCGTTACTATTATTCGCTGGTTCTATAATATTTTCCGCAATAATATCGAGTAGTTTTATATCATTCCACGGTTTAGGTAAATAATCTGCTGCGCCGGCTTTAACTAATTCAACCGCAATTTCAAGCTGTCCCCAAGCAGTAATAATAATAATAGGTGTAGTCGGCACAATTTCTTGAAGTTGATAAAATAGGCATCTGCCCTCTTCTCCTGATGTTGTTCCTTGACTAAAATTCATATCTTGAATAATAAGATCAATACGCTGATTGTTAGCTGCAAATAACGCCTCTTTAATCGTGCTAGCCGTAATTACTTGATAATTATGCAAACTCAGTAATAAATCTAATGCATCTAAAATATCAGGATTATCGTCGACGACTAATATTCGCTTCATTGTGTAAAACCTTGGTTGTTTATGTTTTTTTATTTACAGTAATTAGCTGCCATCATTAGCCGTCACATGCGCAACGGCTAATGATGGCAAACTGTATTACAATGTTTTCGTTGCAATAACGGGCGATATTTTTGTTGTTTTATAAGCGGGTAGCCAAGTGGCTAAAGAGCCAGCAACAAATATGACTAATACCGCAAGAGCATACAATACTATTGTTGGCTTTTCGATAGTAATGACTTGTGATAGCGCGATATTTAAGCCAATCATAGTAGCGATACCCAGTAAGCTAGCGCCAATGTTTAATATCCAGTTTTCACTAAATACATAAAGCATAATATCTTTTTTGCGCGCGCCTAACGCCCGGCGTATACCAATAAACTTACGTTGTTGTGTTACATGAAAATGCGCATGCGCAAAGCTACTAACGATAGTCACCAAAATCATTAACGCCGACAACATAGCAAACAAACTCGCTAAACCCGCATCTTGACTGTAAAAGTTTTTCAATCGCTCTGCCATACTCTGCACACGTATAATGTCACGTTCTGCTTGTACGGATAAAATGGTGTCGCTGAGCTGTGCTTGCACTTGTGCTAGTTTTCCTGGCTCAACACGTACCACATAATGTTGCTCATAATCTGATTGTGAAAACATAAAGTTGCCAAATAAACCAAAAGTTTTATCTATGCCTTTACGCGCAGGGCTAATACTAAAGTCACGCGCAATACCTATCACTCGTCCATTATTCGTGAGTTCACCTAACGCCGATTTATTTGGAAATATTGCTTTAGCTAATGACTGCGTAATAATAATATTTTGTTCTATTTCTCCTCTATCTTTCAAGGTATAGAAATCCTTGGTTATATCATCAGCATCGGTGAGTTTTCGCCCCTCAATAATTTCCACGCCTAAATTTTCCAATCCAATTTTACTACTGTAAAACATCTGTACATAACGTAATTCTGTAGGTAAAACAGCATCTTTTGGGAAGTCAGCTGCTTGCATATTACCGTTCCAACTCCCTCGTTGAATTGGTAATTGGTTATAAT
The sequence above is a segment of the Colwellia sp. 20A7 genome. Coding sequences within it:
- a CDS encoding FtsX-like permease family protein encodes the protein MNIKALLKALRLRKFATTLLILQLSLTIGLMVNTVILTASTIEKLNKPLGFDVEQLITVDLMPTSGAYRDTDYYQSITQQDIAKISAIDGVISAAHYNQLPIQRGSWNGNMQAADFPKDAVLPTELRYVQMFYSSKIGLENLGVEIIEGRKLTDADDITKDFYTLKDRGEIEQNIIITQSLAKAIFPNKSALGELTNNGRVIGIARDFSISPARKGIDKTFGLFGNFMFSQSDYEQHYVVRVEPGKLAQVQAQLSDTILSVQAERDIIRVQSMAERLKNFYSQDAGLASLFAMLSALMILVTIVSSFAHAHFHVTQQRKFIGIRRALGARKKDIMLYVFSENWILNIGASLLGIATMIGLNIALSQVITIEKPTIVLYALAVLVIFVAGSLATWLPAYKTTKISPVIATKTL
- a CDS encoding sigma-54-dependent transcriptional regulator, producing MKRILVVDDNPDILDALDLLLSLHNYQVITASTIKEALFAANNQRIDLIIQDMNFSQGTTSGEEGRCLFYQLQEIVPTTPIIIITAWGQLEIAVELVKAGAADYLPKPWNDIKLLDIIAENIIEPANNSNEKSAQKNNNTTENTSSNFIVESQPMKQLVAMANKVANSDISVLITGANGSGKERIADYIHQNSPRHTNPFTKVNMGALASELMEAELFGAEKGAYTGATAMRKGRFEAANGGTLFLDEIGNLSLAGQMKLLRVLQTGQFERVGSSETITVDVRVISATNSHLPQAIEDNTFREDLYYRLNVVELNLPPLAQRQDDIIPLARHFISGSHQLSEQAASLLKQQPWPGNVRELENHCQRAMVLCADEMLLPEHFMLGANSAKVDCSLSINKAESIALDASADKVNLQAVLDKHEWVIARAANELGLSRQALYRRIEKHQLSQTEEH
- a CDS encoding sensor histidine kinase, producing the protein MRLIILLGALHTTLIVMVYYFVAQHPMYISLLLVLVLLATFHLLTKQYKRQQIILQSLTHGLQRLRDNDFSVSLNQQKQANYNTVIEAFNQTSNKLRDERQRLYQREMMLDKVLNASPMVTILVDHRDTITFTNNSAQQAFELNGSIVGRQWTTLVESLAPEFQHALKHQGESIFTLTDKQGSQQAWHVTNSSVTIHQAQHQLFLLKTITQELSKQEVATWKKVISVISHELNNSIAPISSMCHSGELLAQNLNEPRLNRVFNTISGRVNHLNDFIKGYATLTKVKLPNKQAINWAVLIEQLQILYPFSLITPLPNAMMNVDIAQFEQVLINILKNAHEADEAGNVTLSFQESSDVVEISINDNGSGMSAEVIQNALLPFYSTKHSGTGLGLALCREIIEAHNGRLVFKNRTQGGLSVLIILPIQS